The DNA window CTTCGATAATAATCCCAACGCGAATAAGTAACGGTAGGCTCGATGTAAAAAGGAACTTTACCCGGAAAATCAAAACGTAATTTTCCGTGTCCGCTACTGTGAAGTTTTCCGTAATAGCCATTCGCATAGGCTGTAAAACCAATATTACCCAAATAATTGTACTGAGCTGCTAAAAAAGCCTCGCTTATCGGACGGTTAGAAACATTTCCACCTATATCCAGGTAAAAACTTTTCTCTCGTTTTGCCAGTAATTTTAACTTATAATAGCCGCTTGGTAAATCTTTTTCCGCAATGGGATAAACTGATTTGATTTTATCATCACTTGTTAGCCTGAAGTACTGTTTCTTCAGCTGTGATAATGAAAAGGGTCTGTTTTTATGAATAATACTTTTACGGATGAAATTTTGCGCTGGCTTCTTAACTCCTGAAATTTCTACCTGATTAAAAATTATATCGTCGGGTACAGATGCTGCTTTAAAGCGCTTTCTATTCCTCTCCAATTCTTCCGCATTAATCGTTCTTTCTACATGTTGTTTAATTTGAGGAAGCATGCGTAAAGTACTCACGTATCCGCTATCAATTAAACGGTCAATCTCATCAAAACTAAATGTATTGACATTACTCCAGGGTTCAATTAAAATTCCATTTTCACAAATAGGATCAAAATTGGTTTGCTTCATCAATAGGTGTCGTAGTTGAAGATATAGATTATCATCATCCGGATGCGCTGTTCGCTCTGCCACCGAAGAACCAATGATAAAATCAGGATAGAATTCGTCGTACATCACATCCGTCGGAAAATTATTATACAATCCTCCATCAAACAACAATTTTCCGTCGAGTTCAATAGGACGCAAATAAAAAGGATAACTCATGCTGGCTCTCACAGAGCTTGATAAATCTCCATCTTTAAACACAATTGTTTTCTTATTCTCAACGTCTGAGGCAATACATCGAAAAGGCACCAATAAGCTGTCAAAATTATTTTTTGCTAAGGCATTTGCTCCAGAAAAAGCTTCCATCAAATAAAAATCAATGGGCACTGAATTAATGACATTCGTTGGAAGGTTGTTAATCAAATTCGTATTCAAAGAAAGTTTTAACCTAATCCATGAAGCATTTTCACCATTTTTCTTGAAATGATAATTGTATTTGGCCGGCATTTCGCCCTGCGTGACTTGTGAAAAAAATTCACTTTTAACTAATTGCTCCATTTCGGCCGGACTATAACCCGCCGCATAATAAGCTCCAATTAAACTACCAATAGAAGTACCTGTAATATAATCAATCGGAATATTATTCTCTTCAAGAGCCTTAATTACACCAATATGAGCAATTCCACTTGATCCACCACCACTTAACACCAAGCCCACTTTTTGTGGAAACATTTTGGAGAATAGAATCAATGCCAGAAAAAAGCAGAAATATTTAGGATTTTTAGTCAAAAACTAGTTTGCTCAAAGTTAAACTTTATCTAAAAACAGTTTTAAATCATAAATATATTTATTTATTTAGCAGTTTGTTCTAAAACAGGAATTTGTGTTAAAATTTATAGCCAAGAAGGTATTTTACGGTATAGTGGTTCTTTTAGGGGTAATTACCACCGTTTTCTTCTTGTTTAATGTTTTGCCCGGCGACCCAGCTTCCATTATGTTAGGGCAGCGTGCGAATAAAGAAGCGGTTGAAGCCATTCACCGTGATTTAGGGACCAACCTGCCTATTATGGAGCAATATGCCCTGTACCTTAACGACTTATTCGTAGTTTCTTTCCACGATTTCAAGGATACAGAAAGTCATTGGTACCTTAATCCTCAAA is part of the Bacteroidota bacterium genome and encodes:
- a CDS encoding patatin-like phospholipase family protein, coding for MFPQKVGLVLSGGGSSGIAHIGVIKALEENNIPIDYITGTSIGSLIGAYYAAGYSPAEMEQLVKSEFFSQVTQGEMPAKYNYHFKKNGENASWIRLKLSLNTNLINNLPTNVINSVPIDFYLMEAFSGANALAKNNFDSLLVPFRCIASDVENKKTIVFKDGDLSSSVRASMSYPFYLRPIELDGKLLFDGGLYNNFPTDVMYDEFYPDFIIGSSVAERTAHPDDDNLYLQLRHLLMKQTNFDPICENGILIEPWSNVNTFSFDEIDRLIDSGYVSTLRMLPQIKQHVERTINAEELERNRKRFKAASVPDDIIFNQVEISGVKKPAQNFIRKSIIHKNRPFSLSQLKKQYFRLTSDDKIKSVYPIAEKDLPSGYYKLKLLAKREKSFYLDIGGNVSNRPISEAFLAAQYNYLGNIGFTAYANGYYGKLHSSGHGKLRFDFPGKVPFYIEPTVTYSRWDYYRSSALFYDFLKPAYLLQEDVFGELNVGFPLGNMSTAIISGGVAEWGTKYYQTENFTKLDTADASYFGFAFGQFSYELNTLNRKQYATDGTRLCFKAKYVSGSESYYPGTTSIDSLKSINYPHHQWLTLKLTFDSYIRTIKRFKIGVFAEGVYSTQTFFTNYTSSILSAPAFNPTLESQTLFIPAYRAHQYVAGGLKTVTTPIKNFDIRLEGYLFQPINTITSTPKQTAQYSLPLLYRNFIGTFALVYNTPVGPLSVGVNYYDKNENSFSFFFHFGYIIFNKKSID